The Pungitius pungitius chromosome 10, fPunPun2.1, whole genome shotgun sequence genome has a window encoding:
- the mid1 gene encoding E3 ubiquitin-protein ligase Midline-1 isoform X1, translating into METLESELTCPICLELFEDPLLLPCAHSLCFNCAHRILVSHCTPSEPIQSISAFQCPTCRYVTTLNQRGLEGLKRNVTLQNIIDRYQKASLSGPNSPNETRREPSSRAMTCPGDRVQCQFCEQDPPQDAVKTCVTCEVSYCDECLKATHPNKKPFTGHRLVEPAPDSHPRGLMCLEHEEEKVNMYCVTDEQLICALCKLVGRHRDHHVAALGDRFDKLKKSSGRFLCVVGRGHSHQEADQQALDSNLSSLIKRTSDLESLMGKLIQTCQHVELNASKQENKLLEECDLLITIIQQRRLIIATKIKEGKSIRMRKLAQQIASCKQCIERSSSLISQADQTLKETDHARFLQTAKSTCERVSMATASSQILLPEMNLNDTFDTFALDFTREKKMLESLDYLTAPNPPTIREELCTASYDTITVHWTSDDEFSVVSYELQYAIFTSQSNVVSLCNSADSWMIVPNIKQNCYTVHGLQCGTKYIFIVKAINQAGSRSSEPGKLKTNSQPFKLDPKSAHRKLRVSHDNLTVERDETSSKKSHSQDRFTSHSSYGVTGNVYIDSGRHYWEALIGGSSWFAVGIAYKSAPKHEWVGKNAASWVLSRCNNSWVVRHNSKEMPIEPSPHLRRLGVLLDYDAGSLSFYDAVAAQHLYTFEIDFAQPVCAVFNVWNRCLTVLTGLPIPDHLEGTDYGN; encoded by the exons ATGGAAACGCTGGAGTCGGAACTGACCTGCCCAATCTGTCTAGAGCTCTTCGAGGACCCGCTGCTCTTGCCCTGCGCTCACAGCCTTTGTTTCAACTGCGCCCATCGCATTCTGGTCTCCCACTGCACGCCCAGCGAGCCGATACAATCCATCAGCGCCTTCCAGTGCCCGACCTGTCGCTATGTCACCACCCTCAACCAGAGGGGCCTAGAGGGACTCAAGCGCAACGTCACACTGCAGAACATCATCGACCGCTACCAGAAAGCCTCTCTGAGCGGACCCAACTCCCCCAACGAGACTCGGCGCGAGCCAAGCAGCCGGGCCATGACTTGTCCCGGCGACCGGGTGCAGTGTCAGTTCTGCGAGCAGGACCCGCCGCAGGACGCCGTGAAGACCTGCGTCACCTGCGAGGTGTCCTACTGCGACGAGTGCCTCAAGGCCACCCACCCCAACAAGAAGCCCTTCACGGGCCACCGGCTGGTGGAGCCCGCGCCGGACTCCCACCCGCGAGGCCTCATGTGCCTGgagcacgaggaggagaaggtcaaCATGTACTGTGTGACGGACGAACAGTTGATCTGCGCCTTGTGCAAGCTGGTCGGGCGACACCGGGACCACCACGTCGCGGCCCTCGGGGACCGCTTCGACAAACTCAAG AAATCGTCTGGCCGCTTTCTCTGTGTGGTGGGGCGTGGTCATTCACACCAGGAGGCCGACCAG CAAGCTTTGGATTCCAACCTCAGCAGTCTAATCAAGAGGACCAGTGACTTGGAAAGTCTGATGGGGAAACTCATCCAAACCTGCCAACACGTGGAG TTAAACGCGTCGAAACAAGAAaacaagctgctggaggagtgTGACCTGCTGATCACGATCATACAGCAACGAAGACTAATCATAGCAACCAAGATAAAGGAGGGAAAG tcTATACGGATGAGGAAACTAGCCCAGCAGATAGCCAGCTGCAAGCAGTGCATTGAGAGGTCTTCCTCCCTCATCTCTCAGGCGGACCAAACTCTCAAGGAGACGGACCACGCTCGCTTCCTCCAAACGGCTAAAAGCACATGTGAGAG agtctccatggcaacggctTCTTCTCAAATCCTGTTACCAGAAATGAACCTGAATGATACCTTTGATACTTTTGCTCTGGACTTtacaagggagaaaaaaatgctAGAAAGCTTGGATTACCTCACAG CACCAAATCCACCCACCATCCGTGAGGAATTATGTACAGCTTCATACGACACGATCACAGTTCACTGGACATCAGACGATGAATTCTCTGTTGTATCATATGAACTTCAGTACGCCATCTTCACCAGCCAATCCAATGTTGTCA GTCTGTGTAACTCTGCCGACAGCTGGATGATTGTACCAAACATCAAGCAGAATTGCTACACTGTCCACGGGCTCCAGTGTGGCACCAAGTACATTTTCATCGTGAAGGCCATAAACCAGGCCGGAAGCCGCAGCAGTGAACCAGGGAAACTCAAGACCAACA GTCAACCGTTCAAGTTAGACCCAAAGTCGGCTCACCGGAAGCTCAGGGTGTCCCATGACAACCTGACGGTGGAGAGGGACGAGACGTCGTCCAAGAAGAGCCACAGTCAGGACCGCTTCACCAGCCACAGCAGCTACGGTGTCACAGGGAACGTCTACATCGACAGCGGGCGCCATTACTGGGAGGCTCTGATTGGAGGGAGCTCGTG GTTCGCAGTGGGCATTGCATACAAGTCAGCACCAAAACATGAGTGGGTTGGCAAAAACGCTGCCTCCTGGGTTCTGTCTCGATGCAACAACTCGTGGGTGGTGCGTCACAACAGTAAGGAGATGCCCATCGAGCCCTCACCCCACCTGCGTCGTCTTGGGGTGCTGTTGGACTACGACGCCGGGTCGCTGTCCTTCTACGACGCCGTTGCCGCTCAGCATTTGTACACATTCGAGATCGACTTCGCTCAGCCAGTGTGCGCCGTCTTCAACGTGTGGAACCGGTGTTTGACGGTTCTCACCGGGCTGCCCATACCGGATCACTTGGAGGGCACAGACTACGGCAACTGA
- the mid1 gene encoding E3 ubiquitin-protein ligase Midline-1 isoform X2 has product METLESELTCPICLELFEDPLLLPCAHSLCFNCAHRILVSHCTPSEPIQSISAFQCPTCRYVTTLNQRGLEGLKRNVTLQNIIDRYQKASLSGPNSPNETRREPSSRAMTCPGDRVQCQFCEQDPPQDAVKTCVTCEVSYCDECLKATHPNKKPFTGHRLVEPAPDSHPRGLMCLEHEEEKVNMYCVTDEQLICALCKLVGRHRDHHVAALGDRFDKLKQALDSNLSSLIKRTSDLESLMGKLIQTCQHVELNASKQENKLLEECDLLITIIQQRRLIIATKIKEGKSIRMRKLAQQIASCKQCIERSSSLISQADQTLKETDHARFLQTAKSTCERVSMATASSQILLPEMNLNDTFDTFALDFTREKKMLESLDYLTAPNPPTIREELCTASYDTITVHWTSDDEFSVVSYELQYAIFTSQSNVVSLCNSADSWMIVPNIKQNCYTVHGLQCGTKYIFIVKAINQAGSRSSEPGKLKTNSQPFKLDPKSAHRKLRVSHDNLTVERDETSSKKSHSQDRFTSHSSYGVTGNVYIDSGRHYWEALIGGSSWFAVGIAYKSAPKHEWVGKNAASWVLSRCNNSWVVRHNSKEMPIEPSPHLRRLGVLLDYDAGSLSFYDAVAAQHLYTFEIDFAQPVCAVFNVWNRCLTVLTGLPIPDHLEGTDYGN; this is encoded by the exons ATGGAAACGCTGGAGTCGGAACTGACCTGCCCAATCTGTCTAGAGCTCTTCGAGGACCCGCTGCTCTTGCCCTGCGCTCACAGCCTTTGTTTCAACTGCGCCCATCGCATTCTGGTCTCCCACTGCACGCCCAGCGAGCCGATACAATCCATCAGCGCCTTCCAGTGCCCGACCTGTCGCTATGTCACCACCCTCAACCAGAGGGGCCTAGAGGGACTCAAGCGCAACGTCACACTGCAGAACATCATCGACCGCTACCAGAAAGCCTCTCTGAGCGGACCCAACTCCCCCAACGAGACTCGGCGCGAGCCAAGCAGCCGGGCCATGACTTGTCCCGGCGACCGGGTGCAGTGTCAGTTCTGCGAGCAGGACCCGCCGCAGGACGCCGTGAAGACCTGCGTCACCTGCGAGGTGTCCTACTGCGACGAGTGCCTCAAGGCCACCCACCCCAACAAGAAGCCCTTCACGGGCCACCGGCTGGTGGAGCCCGCGCCGGACTCCCACCCGCGAGGCCTCATGTGCCTGgagcacgaggaggagaaggtcaaCATGTACTGTGTGACGGACGAACAGTTGATCTGCGCCTTGTGCAAGCTGGTCGGGCGACACCGGGACCACCACGTCGCGGCCCTCGGGGACCGCTTCGACAAACTCAAG CAAGCTTTGGATTCCAACCTCAGCAGTCTAATCAAGAGGACCAGTGACTTGGAAAGTCTGATGGGGAAACTCATCCAAACCTGCCAACACGTGGAG TTAAACGCGTCGAAACAAGAAaacaagctgctggaggagtgTGACCTGCTGATCACGATCATACAGCAACGAAGACTAATCATAGCAACCAAGATAAAGGAGGGAAAG tcTATACGGATGAGGAAACTAGCCCAGCAGATAGCCAGCTGCAAGCAGTGCATTGAGAGGTCTTCCTCCCTCATCTCTCAGGCGGACCAAACTCTCAAGGAGACGGACCACGCTCGCTTCCTCCAAACGGCTAAAAGCACATGTGAGAG agtctccatggcaacggctTCTTCTCAAATCCTGTTACCAGAAATGAACCTGAATGATACCTTTGATACTTTTGCTCTGGACTTtacaagggagaaaaaaatgctAGAAAGCTTGGATTACCTCACAG CACCAAATCCACCCACCATCCGTGAGGAATTATGTACAGCTTCATACGACACGATCACAGTTCACTGGACATCAGACGATGAATTCTCTGTTGTATCATATGAACTTCAGTACGCCATCTTCACCAGCCAATCCAATGTTGTCA GTCTGTGTAACTCTGCCGACAGCTGGATGATTGTACCAAACATCAAGCAGAATTGCTACACTGTCCACGGGCTCCAGTGTGGCACCAAGTACATTTTCATCGTGAAGGCCATAAACCAGGCCGGAAGCCGCAGCAGTGAACCAGGGAAACTCAAGACCAACA GTCAACCGTTCAAGTTAGACCCAAAGTCGGCTCACCGGAAGCTCAGGGTGTCCCATGACAACCTGACGGTGGAGAGGGACGAGACGTCGTCCAAGAAGAGCCACAGTCAGGACCGCTTCACCAGCCACAGCAGCTACGGTGTCACAGGGAACGTCTACATCGACAGCGGGCGCCATTACTGGGAGGCTCTGATTGGAGGGAGCTCGTG GTTCGCAGTGGGCATTGCATACAAGTCAGCACCAAAACATGAGTGGGTTGGCAAAAACGCTGCCTCCTGGGTTCTGTCTCGATGCAACAACTCGTGGGTGGTGCGTCACAACAGTAAGGAGATGCCCATCGAGCCCTCACCCCACCTGCGTCGTCTTGGGGTGCTGTTGGACTACGACGCCGGGTCGCTGTCCTTCTACGACGCCGTTGCCGCTCAGCATTTGTACACATTCGAGATCGACTTCGCTCAGCCAGTGTGCGCCGTCTTCAACGTGTGGAACCGGTGTTTGACGGTTCTCACCGGGCTGCCCATACCGGATCACTTGGAGGGCACAGACTACGGCAACTGA
- the mid1 gene encoding E3 ubiquitin-protein ligase Midline-1 isoform X3 produces the protein METLESELTCPICLELFEDPLLLPCAHSLCFNCAHRILVSHCTPSEPIQSISAFQCPTCRYVTTLNQRGLEGLKRNVTLQNIIDRYQKASLSGPNSPNETRREPSSRAMTCPGDRVQCQFCEQDPPQDAVKTCVTCEVSYCDECLKATHPNKKPFTGHRLVEPAPDSHPRGLMCLEHEEEKVNMYCVTDEQLICALCKLVGRHRDHHVAALGDRFDKLKQALDSNLSSLIKRTSDLESLMGKLIQTCQHVELNASKQENKLLEECDLLITIIQQRRLIIATKIKEGKSIRMRKLAQQIASCKQCIERSSSLISQADQTLKETDHARFLQTAKSTCERVSMATASSQILLPEMNLNDTFDTFALDFTREKKMLESLDYLTAPNPPTIREELCTASYDTITVHWTSDDEFSVVSYELQYAIFTSQSNVVSLCNSADSWMIVPNIKQNCYTVHGLQCGTKYIFIVKAINQAGSRSSEPGKLKTNSQPFKLDPKSAHRKLRVSHDNLTVERDETSSKKSHSQDRFTSHSSYGVTGNVYIDSGRHYWEALIGGSSW, from the exons ATGGAAACGCTGGAGTCGGAACTGACCTGCCCAATCTGTCTAGAGCTCTTCGAGGACCCGCTGCTCTTGCCCTGCGCTCACAGCCTTTGTTTCAACTGCGCCCATCGCATTCTGGTCTCCCACTGCACGCCCAGCGAGCCGATACAATCCATCAGCGCCTTCCAGTGCCCGACCTGTCGCTATGTCACCACCCTCAACCAGAGGGGCCTAGAGGGACTCAAGCGCAACGTCACACTGCAGAACATCATCGACCGCTACCAGAAAGCCTCTCTGAGCGGACCCAACTCCCCCAACGAGACTCGGCGCGAGCCAAGCAGCCGGGCCATGACTTGTCCCGGCGACCGGGTGCAGTGTCAGTTCTGCGAGCAGGACCCGCCGCAGGACGCCGTGAAGACCTGCGTCACCTGCGAGGTGTCCTACTGCGACGAGTGCCTCAAGGCCACCCACCCCAACAAGAAGCCCTTCACGGGCCACCGGCTGGTGGAGCCCGCGCCGGACTCCCACCCGCGAGGCCTCATGTGCCTGgagcacgaggaggagaaggtcaaCATGTACTGTGTGACGGACGAACAGTTGATCTGCGCCTTGTGCAAGCTGGTCGGGCGACACCGGGACCACCACGTCGCGGCCCTCGGGGACCGCTTCGACAAACTCAAG CAAGCTTTGGATTCCAACCTCAGCAGTCTAATCAAGAGGACCAGTGACTTGGAAAGTCTGATGGGGAAACTCATCCAAACCTGCCAACACGTGGAG TTAAACGCGTCGAAACAAGAAaacaagctgctggaggagtgTGACCTGCTGATCACGATCATACAGCAACGAAGACTAATCATAGCAACCAAGATAAAGGAGGGAAAG tcTATACGGATGAGGAAACTAGCCCAGCAGATAGCCAGCTGCAAGCAGTGCATTGAGAGGTCTTCCTCCCTCATCTCTCAGGCGGACCAAACTCTCAAGGAGACGGACCACGCTCGCTTCCTCCAAACGGCTAAAAGCACATGTGAGAG agtctccatggcaacggctTCTTCTCAAATCCTGTTACCAGAAATGAACCTGAATGATACCTTTGATACTTTTGCTCTGGACTTtacaagggagaaaaaaatgctAGAAAGCTTGGATTACCTCACAG CACCAAATCCACCCACCATCCGTGAGGAATTATGTACAGCTTCATACGACACGATCACAGTTCACTGGACATCAGACGATGAATTCTCTGTTGTATCATATGAACTTCAGTACGCCATCTTCACCAGCCAATCCAATGTTGTCA GTCTGTGTAACTCTGCCGACAGCTGGATGATTGTACCAAACATCAAGCAGAATTGCTACACTGTCCACGGGCTCCAGTGTGGCACCAAGTACATTTTCATCGTGAAGGCCATAAACCAGGCCGGAAGCCGCAGCAGTGAACCAGGGAAACTCAAGACCAACA GTCAACCGTTCAAGTTAGACCCAAAGTCGGCTCACCGGAAGCTCAGGGTGTCCCATGACAACCTGACGGTGGAGAGGGACGAGACGTCGTCCAAGAAGAGCCACAGTCAGGACCGCTTCACCAGCCACAGCAGCTACGGTGTCACAGGGAACGTCTACATCGACAGCGGGCGCCATTACTGGGAGGCTCTGATTGGAGGGAGCTCGTGGTAA
- the cog3 gene encoding conserved oligomeric Golgi complex subunit 3: protein MASTDQSLLDLTDKDTREKLSFWDRRTDAMAPLTDKQMDAVLEIRAAAETLSVPSELPIEDLCSLSSRSLHSPFLATVPASTEDVLLKGFQMLDMGDERIETAQQFFAWFANLQANMDQDESSKYRQTRDDLNCYQEQCDAILKDVSTALEHLDSLQKQYLFVSNKTGTLHEACEQLLKEQSELVDLAESIQQKLSYFNELENINTKLNSPTLSVNSEGFIPMLSKLDDCIEYVSSHPNFKDYPVYLAKFKQCLSKAMHFMKIHIVNTMQHLTSQLTKRDPMGLTNADNAFTLYYVKYRAAAPKVRSLIEQIEQRAEKVPEYHQLLDDIHQCYLDQRELLLSPSITSTITDLTKQNSKDHCALVRSGCAFMVHVCQDEHQLYNEFFSKPTPKLDELLEKLCLSLYDVLRPLIIHIVHLETLSELCGILKNEMLEDHVHNNASQLGAFDTVVKQMLEDVQERLVYRTHIYIQTDITGYNPAPGDLAYPEKLEMMERIAQSLKEEQMKQMSQESMFSDVQLEDPDGRRNSNAGHVEASRLQTSISPADLHGMWYPTVRRTLVCLSKLYRCIDRAVFQGLSQEALSACIQSLLKASDIILKNKTQIDGQLFLIKHLLIVREQIAPFHTDFSIKEISLDLKKTRDAAFKILNPKAVPKFFRLNSHNAILEFLLEGTPEIKEHYIDSKKDVDRHLKFSCEQFIQQQTQIFVGNLEEFLTKVAALKTMAIQGGPTYSLSQQPWAQPVKINDIVTTTYRVMKSKLPSTLQSMSLYLANRDTEFILFKPVRNNIQQVFQRLHASLQEEYGGEDLQIIACPSMEQINLLLSVNK from the exons ATGGCGTCCACAGATCAGTCCCTCCTGGACCTAACCGATAAAGATACCCGTGAGAAGCTGTCGTTCTGGGATCGCCGCACCGATGCCATGGCTCCCCTTACTGACAAACAAATGGACGCTGTCCTGGAGATCCGAGCCGCGGCCGAAACGCTCTCTGTCCCGTCGGAG CTGCCCATTGAGGACCTGTGCAGCCTTTCGTCGCGGTCCTTGCACTCTCCCTTCCTCGCGACGGTGCCCGCGTCGACAGAGGACGTCCTGCTCAAGGGTTTCCAGATGCTTGACATGGGGGATGAACGGATAGAAACTGCACAACAG TTTTTCGCCTGGTTTGCCAATTTGCAGGCCAACATGGACCAGGACGAGAGCTCAAAATACAG GCAAACCAGAGATGATCTGAACTGCTACCAGGAACAATGCGACGCCATCCTGAAAGATGTTAGCACTGCTCTGGAGCACTTGGACTCCCTTCAGAAACAGTATCTGTTTGTGTCCAACAAGACTGGCACCCTACACGAGGCCTGCGAACAGCTCCTAAAAGAACAG tcAGAGCTCGTTGACCTTGCAGAGAGCATACAgcagaaactgtcatattttAATGAGTTAGAAAATATAAACACG aAACTGAACTCCCCGACCCTGTCTGTAAATAGTGAAGGCTTTATACCAATGCTGTCAAAATTGGATGACTGCATTGAATATGTTTCTTCACAT CCCAATTTCAAGGACTATCCAGTTTATTTGGCCAAGTTCAAACAGTGTCTTTCTAAAGCTATGCACTTCATGAAGATCCACATTGTTAACACAATGCAGCATCTCACCAGCCAGTTGACCAAAAGG GATCCAATGGGCTTGACCAACGCAGACAATGCCTTTACCTTGTATTACGTCAAGTATAGAGCAGCCGCACCTAAAGTTAGA TCACTGATCGAACAGATTGAACAGCGAGCGGAGAAGGTTCCCGA ATACCATCAGCTGCTGGATGATATCCATCAGTGCTACCTTGACCAGAGAGAGCTGCTCCTCAGTCCCAGCATCACGTCCACCATTACCGACCTGACCAAGCAAAACAGCAAAGACCACTGTGCTCTG gTTCGCAGTGGATGCGCGTTCATGGTCCACGTCTGCCAGGATGAACACCAACTGTACAACGAGTTCTTCTCAAAGCCCACGCCCAAACTCGA cgagctgctggagaagttGTGTTTGTCCCTGTATGACGTCCTCCGGCCTCTAATCATTCACATCGTCCACCTGGAAACGCTGTCTGAGCTCTGCGGCATCCTGAAGAATGAGATGCTGGAAGACCACGTTCATAACAACG cctcTCAGTTGGGGGCCTTTGATACAGTGGTGaagcagatgctggaggatgtcCAGGAGAGGCTGGTTTACAGGACCCACATTTACATACAGACCGATATCACAGGCTACAACCCGGCTCCGGGGGATCTGGCCTATCCTGAGAAACTCGAGATGATGGAG AGAATTGCTCAGAGCTtgaaggaggagcagatgaagcAGATGTCGCAGGAGTCCATGTTTTCTGATGTCCAGCTGGAGGATCCTGACGGGAGAAGGAACAGTAACGCTG GCCATGTAGAAGCCTCCCGCCTCCAGACATCCATCTCTCCTGCTGATTTGCATGGCATGTGGTACCCGACTGTCAGACGAACGCTGGTTTGTCTGTCCAAGCTCTACAGATGTATAGAT AGAGCAGTCTTCCAGGGTTTATCCCAAGAAGCCTTATCTGCCTGCATCCAGTCCCTGCTCAAAGCTTCAGATATCATCCTTAAAAACAAG ACGCAAATAGATGGGCAACTTTTCCTGATCAAGCACCTGCTGATAGTGCGTGAACAGATTGCCCCATTTCACACCGAtttttccatcaaggaaatctCACTGGATCTGAAGAAAACGCGAG ATGCTGCCTTCAAAATCCTGAACCCTAAGGCTGTTCCCAAATTTTTCCGACTCAACAGTCACAACGCCATACTTGAATTCCTCTTGGAg ggaACACCAGAGATAAAGGAGCACTACATTGACTCAAAGAAGGACGTGGACCGGCACCTGAAGTTCAGTTGTGAGCAGTTCATTCAGCAGCAGACTCAGATCTTCGTCGGGAACCTTGAGGAGTTTCTCACCAAG GTTGCAGCTCTTAAAACTATGGCTATCCAGGGTGGTCCCACCTACAGTCTGTCTCAGCAACCTTGGGCCCAGCCAG taAAGATCAACGATATAGTGACGACTACCTACCGTGTGATGAAGAGCAAGCTGCCAAGCACTTTACAGAGCATGTCCTTGTACCTAGCCAATAGAGACACGGAGTTCATCCTTTTCAAGCCTGTCCGG aataACATCCAGCAGGTATTCCAAAGACTGCATGCTTCGCTTCAGGAGGAGTACGGCGGAGAAGACCTTCAGATCATCGCATGTCCATCGATGGAGCAG ATTaacctgctgctctctgtgaATAAGTAA